In Dermacentor albipictus isolate Rhodes 1998 colony chromosome 6, USDA_Dalb.pri_finalv2, whole genome shotgun sequence, the following proteins share a genomic window:
- the LOC135902272 gene encoding uncharacterized protein, translating into MSLLSKKSYFPKKLSEYEKLCLVGLQNASGRSPSPDDMQSLCVCQQPTASCFLRNCEHCPQDGIFTLENFDMSSEDEVLIASCEYGELVKKTPTASSVMREFLTMTMKWIPHNYIRSVQAKAMPEEKQRCERGAIVLHFDFAENWTVVLPDAVQAYHWQKKQVTVFTSVVTSRKSTRNYAVISDDMSHDSAHACLALSKIKAHLEDNAPIYTKITHVSDGAPAHFKNKYQFHELQRSECQETKWMFSATGHGKNACDGVGGLVKHQASHHNLRNPASEAIQTASGFVDAIQRTLKNITILELPQRELADFREMKKEEWNTAKKVPGVQTLHMWKYVQSNEGSASYVASTAASEWKRL; encoded by the exons ATGTCGCTGCTCTCAAAAAAGTCCTACTTCCCGAAGAAGCTCTCCGAGTACGAGAAA TTGTGCCTAGTGGGACTGCAGAACGCCTCCGGAAGGTCGCCTTCTCCCGATGATATGCAGAGTCTCTGCGTATGCCAGCAACCTACTGCGTCATGTTTCCTCAGGAATTGTGAGCACTGTCCGCAAGATGGCATTTTCACTTTGGAAAATTTTGATATGAGCAGCGAGGACGAGGTGTTGATTGCTTCATGCGAATACGGTGAGCTAGTTAAAAAAACTCCGACCGCTTCATCAGTTATGAGAGAATTCCTAACAATGACCATGAAATGGATTCCCCACAACTATATCAGATCTGTGCAAGCAAAAGCAATGCCTGAAGAAAAACAGAGATGCGAGAGAGGTGCAATTGTTTTGCATTTTGATTTCGCCGAAAACTGGACAGTTGTGCTTCCAGACGCAGTACAAGCGTACCATTGGCAGAAAAAGCAGGTCACCGTGTTTACCTCCGTTGTCACTTCAAGAAAGTCGACTCGGAACTACGCCGTTATTTCCGACGATATGTCTCATGATTCAGCTCATGCATGTTTGGCTCTgtcaaaaatcaaagcacacctgGAAGACAACGCGCCAATCTACACCAAGATAACACATGTGAGCGACGGGGCTCCCGCTCACTTCAAGAATAAATATCAGTTTCATGAGCTACAACGCAGTGAATGTCAAGAGACGAAATGGATGTTTTCGGCCACTGGACACGGCAAAAATGCCTGCGACGGCGTTGGTGGGCTTGTGAAACATCAAGCATCACACCACAACTTGCGGAACCCTGCAAGTGAGGCCATACAAACAGCCAGCGGCTTCGTGGACGCAATTCAACGAACGCTAAAGAATATCACCATTCTGGAGCTCCCACAGAGGGAGCTTGCAGACTTTCGCGAAATGAAGAAGGAAGAATGGAATACGGCAAAGAAAGTGCCTGGAGTTCAGACACTCCACATGTGGAAGTACGTTCAATCAAATGAAGGCAGTGCATCCTACGTGGCATCCACCGCTGCTTCGGAATGGAAGAGACTGTGA